In Rahnella sikkimica, the following are encoded in one genomic region:
- the acuR gene encoding acrylate utilization transcriptional regulator AcuR codes for MTIPPEAAPEVAKKPRRGRPPKTEREFADTREALIRSGLEVITEMGYLSAGIDAVIKNISVPKGSFYHYFASKQDFGMTVLTAYGAFFAHKLDKFLLNDALLPLQRIGAFVENAGQGMARFEFKRGCLVGNLLQESPLLPDDFPEKLKAILQEWECRVARCLEEAQRAGDINADTPPAQLAEIFWSGWEGAVMRAKLFRSAGPLNQFWAYFQKSLQ; via the coding sequence ATGACAATTCCACCGGAAGCCGCGCCAGAGGTGGCTAAAAAGCCCCGCCGTGGCCGTCCGCCGAAAACCGAACGCGAGTTTGCGGATACGCGTGAAGCGCTGATCCGCTCAGGTCTGGAAGTCATCACGGAGATGGGCTATCTGTCTGCGGGCATCGATGCGGTGATTAAAAACATCTCCGTGCCCAAAGGATCGTTCTACCACTATTTCGCCAGTAAACAGGATTTCGGCATGACGGTGCTGACGGCCTACGGTGCGTTTTTCGCCCACAAGCTCGACAAATTTTTACTCAACGACGCATTGCTGCCGCTGCAACGCATCGGTGCGTTTGTCGAAAACGCAGGTCAGGGCATGGCGAGATTTGAATTTAAACGCGGCTGCCTGGTCGGCAATTTATTACAGGAATCACCGCTGCTTCCCGATGATTTCCCGGAAAAGCTGAAAGCGATTTTGCAGGAATGGGAATGCCGCGTGGCGCGTTGTCTGGAAGAAGCGCAGCGGGCGGGCGACATAAACGCCGACACGCCACCGGCGCAGCTGGCGGAGATCTTCTGGTCGGGCTGGGAAGGCGCGGTGATGCGCGCCAAACTGTTCCGTTCAGCCGGGCCCCTGAATCAGTTTTGGGCCTATTTTCAGAAAAGCCTTCAATAA
- the acuI gene encoding acrylyl-CoA reductase (NADPH) has product MKALVLEQQDKATLAEVKEIALPEMAEGDVRVDISWSGLNYKDALAITGKGKIIRQFPMVPGIDFSGRVSRSNDARFTVGQPVILTGWGVGETHWGGLAEQACVKGDWLVPLPEGLAARNAMIIGTAGFTAMLCVMALEEAGVKPESGTVVVTGASGGVGSTAVALLHTLGYTVAAVTGRESTHDYLRKLGASEILSRDDFAETRPLEKQIWAGAVDTVGDKVLAKVLAQTNYGGCVAACGLAGGFGLPTTVMPFILRNVRLQGVDSVSVPADRRSAVWERLLKTLPQSFYEQAATEITLEQAPVVAADFLDNKIQGRTLVKITG; this is encoded by the coding sequence ATGAAAGCACTGGTTCTGGAACAGCAAGACAAAGCCACACTGGCCGAAGTTAAAGAGATCGCACTGCCGGAAATGGCGGAAGGCGATGTGCGGGTGGATATCAGCTGGTCTGGTCTAAATTACAAAGACGCGCTGGCGATCACCGGCAAAGGCAAAATCATCCGTCAGTTTCCGATGGTGCCGGGGATCGATTTTTCCGGCCGCGTCAGCCGCAGCAATGACGCCCGTTTCACCGTTGGTCAGCCGGTTATTCTCACCGGCTGGGGCGTGGGCGAAACACACTGGGGCGGTCTGGCAGAACAGGCTTGCGTGAAAGGCGACTGGCTGGTGCCTTTGCCGGAAGGGCTGGCGGCGCGGAATGCGATGATCATCGGCACGGCGGGCTTCACCGCCATGTTGTGCGTGATGGCGCTGGAAGAGGCGGGCGTTAAACCGGAGAGCGGAACCGTCGTCGTGACCGGTGCCAGCGGTGGCGTGGGCAGCACGGCTGTCGCCTTGCTGCATACGCTCGGTTATACCGTTGCCGCCGTTACTGGCCGCGAGTCCACCCACGATTACCTGCGTAAACTGGGTGCCAGCGAAATTCTCTCCCGCGATGATTTCGCCGAAACCCGTCCGCTGGAAAAACAAATCTGGGCAGGCGCGGTGGATACCGTCGGTGACAAAGTGCTGGCCAAAGTGCTGGCGCAAACCAACTACGGCGGCTGCGTGGCGGCCTGCGGGCTGGCGGGCGGTTTTGGTCTGCCGACCACCGTAATGCCGTTTATTCTGCGCAACGTGCGTTTGCAGGGCGTCGATTCCGTTTCTGTCCCGGCTGACCGCCGTTCTGCCGTCTGGGAACGTCTGCTGAAAACCCTGCCGCAGAGTTTCTACGAGCAGGCGGCGACTGAAATCACGCTGGAACAGGCTCCGGTCGTGGCGGCAGATTTCCTCGATAATAAAATTCAGGGCAGAACGCTGGTGAAAATCACCGGTTAA